The following are encoded together in the Humulus lupulus chromosome 5, drHumLupu1.1, whole genome shotgun sequence genome:
- the LOC133778700 gene encoding uncharacterized protein LOC133778700 isoform X2, which produces MEPLFERFRKQHPPVFEGSIDPVQAEEWISGMERILNMMGVQGNERVVCASFMLRKDARIWWEVVEQSRDVNTMDWDGFKQVFNDKYYNSAVLAAKMDEFTKLTQGNLSVTEYAQKFDRLAKFAKDLVPTDKVRADRFVRGLKPMIARDVEIVSRGAFTYAEVVEMALTAERSEERIWKDNAARRDAKKSGATTSTDNRKRVQDQPSQARNDKRPKPNNDNRPGGNGSRNIPPCPKCTKRHLGECRAGVCYKCGKEGHVKRNCPTWEQSGSKEEQKKDDKYVPARVFTITQAEAEASPSVITGKGKAKQ; this is translated from the coding sequence ATGGAGCCTTTGTTTGAAAGGTTTCGAAAGCAACACCCGCCAGTGTTTGAAGGCAGCATCGATCCTGTCCAGGCAGAGGAGTGGATCAGTGGGATGGAGAGGATCTTGAACATGATGGGAGTTCAAGGAAATGAACGAGTGGTGTGCGCATCTTtcatgctgagaaaagatgctcggatttggtgggaggtagtgGAGCAATCACGGGATGTTAACACTATGGATTGGGACGGATTCAAACAAGTGTTTAATGATAAATACTACAACTCAGCAGTGTTAGCAGCAAAAATGGATGAATTTACCAAGCTGACTCAAGGTAATCTCTCGGTGACAGAatatgcacagaagttcgatcggttggcgaagtttgcCAAGGATCTTGTACCTACTGACAAGGTACGAGCGGACCGGTTTGTGAGAGGTCTAAAACcaatgatagctcgggatgtggaGATTGTTTCTAGAGGTGCTTTCACCTATGCTGAAGTGGTGGAAATGGCTCTTACGGCTGAAAGAAGCGAAGAGAGAATCTGGAAAGATAATGCTGCTAGAAGAGATGCTAAGAAGAGTGGGGCAACCACCTCCACTGACAATAGGAAAAGGGTACAGGACCAGCCAAGCCAAGCCAGAAATGATAAACGGCCCAAGCCCAACAATGACAACCGTCCTGGTGGAAATGGTAGCAGAAACATTCCACCTTGCCCTAAGTGCACAAAACGCCATCTTGGTGAGTGCAGAGCTGGAGTTTGCTACAAATGTGGGAAGGAAGGTCATGTGAAGCGCAATTGTCCGACATGGGAACAATCTGGCAGTAAGGAAGAACAGAAGAAGGATGACAAGTACGTCCCAGCCAGAGTCTTCACCATCACCCAAGCTGAAGCTGAGGCAAGTCCTTCCGTCATAACAG
- the LOC133778700 gene encoding uncharacterized protein LOC133778700 isoform X1 yields MEPLFERFRKQHPPVFEGSIDPVQAEEWISGMERILNMMGVQGNERVVCASFMLRKDARIWWEVVEQSRDVNTMDWDGFKQVFNDKYYNSAVLAAKMDEFTKLTQGNLSVTEYAQKFDRLAKFAKDLVPTDKVRADRFVRGLKPMIARDVEIVSRGAFTYAEVVEMALTAERSEERIWKDNAARRDAKKSGATTSTDNRKRVQDQPSQARNDKRPKPNNDNRPGGNGSRNIPPCPKCTKRHLGECRAGVCYKCGKEGHVKRNCPTWEQSGSKEEQKKDDKYVPARVFTITQAEAEASPSVITGASGHRGDAASGSRHVSGKRTV; encoded by the coding sequence ATGGAGCCTTTGTTTGAAAGGTTTCGAAAGCAACACCCGCCAGTGTTTGAAGGCAGCATCGATCCTGTCCAGGCAGAGGAGTGGATCAGTGGGATGGAGAGGATCTTGAACATGATGGGAGTTCAAGGAAATGAACGAGTGGTGTGCGCATCTTtcatgctgagaaaagatgctcggatttggtgggaggtagtgGAGCAATCACGGGATGTTAACACTATGGATTGGGACGGATTCAAACAAGTGTTTAATGATAAATACTACAACTCAGCAGTGTTAGCAGCAAAAATGGATGAATTTACCAAGCTGACTCAAGGTAATCTCTCGGTGACAGAatatgcacagaagttcgatcggttggcgaagtttgcCAAGGATCTTGTACCTACTGACAAGGTACGAGCGGACCGGTTTGTGAGAGGTCTAAAACcaatgatagctcgggatgtggaGATTGTTTCTAGAGGTGCTTTCACCTATGCTGAAGTGGTGGAAATGGCTCTTACGGCTGAAAGAAGCGAAGAGAGAATCTGGAAAGATAATGCTGCTAGAAGAGATGCTAAGAAGAGTGGGGCAACCACCTCCACTGACAATAGGAAAAGGGTACAGGACCAGCCAAGCCAAGCCAGAAATGATAAACGGCCCAAGCCCAACAATGACAACCGTCCTGGTGGAAATGGTAGCAGAAACATTCCACCTTGCCCTAAGTGCACAAAACGCCATCTTGGTGAGTGCAGAGCTGGAGTTTGCTACAAATGTGGGAAGGAAGGTCATGTGAAGCGCAATTGTCCGACATGGGAACAATCTGGCAGTAAGGAAGAACAGAAGAAGGATGACAAGTACGTCCCAGCCAGAGTCTTCACCATCACCCAAGCTGAAGCTGAGGCAAGTCCTTCCGTCATAACAG